A stretch of the Onychomys torridus chromosome 23, mOncTor1.1, whole genome shotgun sequence genome encodes the following:
- the LOC118573283 gene encoding gamma-crystallin E-like, with amino-acid sequence MGKITFYEDRGFQGRHYECSSDHSNLQPYFSRCNSVRVDSGCWMLYEQPNFGGCQYFLRRGDYPDYQQWMGFSDSIRSCRLIPHSSSHRIRIYEREDHRGQMVEITDDCSRLQDRFHFSDFRSFHVLEGCWVLYEMPNYRGRQYLLRPGEYRRYHDWGAMDARVGSLRRVMDFY; translated from the exons ATGGGGAAG ATCACCTTCTATGAGGACCGCGGCTTCCAGGGCCGCCACTATGAATGCAGCAGCGACCACTCCAACCTGCAGCCCTACTTCAGCCGCTGCAACTCTGTGCGCGTGGACAGTGGCTGCTGGATGCTCTATGAGCAGCCCAACTTCGGAGGCTGCCAGTACTTCCTGCGGCGTGGGGACTACCCTGACTACCAGCAGTGGATGGGTTTCAGCGACTCCATCCGCTCCTGCCGCCTCATCCCCCAC TCCAGCTCTCACAGGATCAGGATCTACGAGCGAGaggaccacagaggccagatggtGGAGATCACCGACGACTGCTCCCGCCTCCAGGACCGCTTCCATTTCAGTGACTTCCGCTCCTTCCACGTGCTGGAGGGCTGCTGGGTCCTCTACGAGATGCCCAACTACCGGGGGCGGCAGTACCTGCTGAGGCCCGGGGAATACAGGCGCTACCACGACTGGGGTGCCATGGACGCCAGGGTGGGCTCCCTGAGGAGAGTCATGGATttctattga